The segment ATGCTGGAACTTGTTTGGAAATTACAGATAATAAATAATGTATTTCACGTCTATCGAGCAAGTAGTTTTACATGTctgtcttttttatttgagttatgTTCTTTAGTGTAAGGAACATTAGCTAAATTTAAAAATTGAGAACCATAACTAAATATGAATGATATTATTGCCAAACTATGCATACATGGTTATAGTCTTATAGATGACCTTTCCTCTTGGTAAGCCACTCTTTCACCTTCTCCTGCCTTTTCTATGAGTTTTGATGGCTTCACACTGTTTTAGTGTTTTTCCTACAATATTTGGTCACTGCTTGTCTTCAACCTTTGTGTAGACAGCATCTTTGAAACTACATTGCTGCCGCGTGCCaaccttttctttcttttccctcTTGACCTATGCTTTCTGAGGGCATGGTACTTGGACAATGAAGCAATGTAATTCATTTTGAAATATCGTTTGTGTAAATTTTCTAAATGCAGCTCTTCAGACAACAAATACTGTCAGAAGTTCCTCTCATGTCTGGACGCTTAGTGGACAAAATCCTCGAAAGAAATCTTTTGTGGGAGCTATTCACATGAAGGTCTTCCCTCGTATACTTCCatggaaaagaaaaatattCTGCCAGAACTTCAGAGGCAGTTACTCTTCATTGTTGAATACAAGCTCTATAGGGATAATGAGGTAACCAATACCAGAATGGCCTAAATTTTCCCCTATTCTGTATTGATTCAGTCCATTCAATTTGTTAATAGTGAGTCATGATCCTGTTTCATTTGTCAGAAAATTATTGCAAACAAGGAAGAGAAGTACAATTTACACTGTCTCTACTGATGGATTCTCTCTTCGGAAATCTGGAGTGTTAAGTATAGGCGGGTCAAGTTTGAAATGGTCAAGGTCCCTTGAGAAACATTCTCAAAAGGTTAATGAGGTATTGAATTCAGAGATGCATAATCTCCCTGATCATTCATATTGAGTAATCCATGTGAATTTAGTTTAGTGTTCTAATCACCACTGCATTATATTCAGATGCGGAACTGAAATTTGTTGGCTGATCtcaaatataaatattattctTAATTCTGAATGAATCCCTGTTTGAGAGTTAACATTTATTAGACTGTTAGTAGGGTTATCAGAACATAGACTAGACTATCTTGTCTCCTTGTTTCATTTGTTAAATTAAATGTTATTTCAGAATCAGTAACTTGCATAGTTTCTATGTTTTCAACACCAAGAACATTATTTTTGTTTAGTTTATAGAGCTGCTGCCTTGCACAATTTTTGCTTGATCAAACATAAGGAATCTCAAATCTGGATTGCAGGAAGCTACACAGGCAGTTGCTGAAgttgaaagaaagaaaagagaaaagagaaaacgACAGTCTCTCCGTAACAAAGGAAGGAATGGTAATGCATTAGGTATCTTTCGATAAACTAAAATATCATATGCATGAGATACGTAACTGTATAATTCCATGCAATGCAACAATGCAATTGTTCTGTTTTTCATATGACTTTCAATCTTTCATGCTTCTTCACCTTAAAATTTAATGAGTTACTGATgtgccaaattgattttcaatttGTGTTGTCTAAGTCTAACATGTGAGACATGTACTTTTTGTAGCCCAGTTTAAGATCCATGGTTGAAAATTAGTAATTATTCAAGATTATGTACCTTCCCATGTTGGAACACTTTGGTTTGGCTACCTTTTTTTGAGCTATCAGTACCTAGTCTCCTAATTATCATATCTGATCTTTCCATTTCTCACTAGATTTGTGTTGTTTTCACTTGCGGTTCATGATTCCCATTTTGTTTTCAGATCGATATTCTGCATCAGTTGCTGCCAATCAATTAACAAATAGCAGCAGAGCATCTTCAGAGTATGTTTCATACCATGTTGCATTGTATCTTGTATTAGGAATAACAGACAGAATCATGACATCTCTTTCTCTACCTGTCTTTCTATAAGCAGATATGTGCGTGTCAACAAAGGTAACCAACTGGTCAGAAATCCAAAGAAAGTAATCCGCATGCTAGCAAGTGAGAAAGTTCGATGGAGTTTGCACACTGTTAGAAGACGGTTGGCAAAGAAACAGCAATATTGTCAATTCTTCACTCGCTTTGGCGAGTGTAAAAAATCTGGTGGCAAGTGCCCCTATATTCATGACCGAGCTAAAGTGGCTATCTGTACTAAATTTCTTAATGGCTTGTGTTCTAGTACTAGTTGCAAACTAACTCACAAGGTAAGATTTCTTCTTGATTCTACTGGTGATCATGGCTTCATTCTTTTCCATCATGAGTATCTGTCCTGCAGGTCCTGCCAGAAAGAATGCCAGATTGTTCTTACTTTCTGCAAGGTGATTCATTTCAGTGTCATTGTACCGTTGTTTACTGTCTTTGCAATTGATTGCCTTCTTACATGTATGTTTGCCATTGCTAGCAGGGCTCTGTACCAACACAGCCTGTCCCTATAGGCATGTGAAAGTGAACTCGAACGCCCCTGTTTGTGAAGATTTTTTGAAGGGATATTGTGCTGATGGTGATGAGGTATTTATGATATCACTAGATTTATATTGATCTTAAATTTTTGTTCCGCACCTTGCATTGGAGGGTAGGTAGGCACATGATTTCTTATGGAGGTAGCATAAAGCTTGCTTCCACTGGCTTGTTTTTTATCAGAATTAATATATGTAGGTTGGTGTCCTTCCTTTTTATATTGGTTCTAACATGAAATGTTTTATAGGACATAGAGTGTTAAAATATCCACCTTTTAGTTCCTTTAGGATAATCTAATTCAGTGGAGTGTTGATTCTTCATAGATAAATAGATCAGAAAGGTTGCCTCCTTTTGGGGGAAACCTATGCTGGAAAAGCATGCTGTCTCTGCTTTGTAAAAACACGTCTCTGCTTTAAAACAGAGCTTTTTCATCTTTTAAACTTCTGGGGCCTTTGATGAACCTTTATGGTTCTGAATCAAGATCACTAATCTTTTCATGGACTTGAAACAATCTCTGTTACGAGCAGTGTCGTAAAAAGCACAGCTATGTATGCCCCGTCTTTGAGGCGACAGGAGAGTGCCCACAAGAATCAAGATGCAAGCTTCATCACCCCAAGAAGAAAAACAAATCCAAGAGAAGCAAAGTAGATACCGTCCAAAACAACAGTTGGGGTCGGTATTTTGAGACAAGCATTGGCCATGGCAGTGGAGCAAGGATAGTTTCtttggaggaagaagagagacaaAAACCAGAGCAAGTCTCTGGTGAGGACTTTGCTGACTTCATTGAACTTGGTTCCGATATTGAAGTCCCTGAAGATGCGGATGCTTCGGATGACATACAGCCGATGGAATTGGACTCAGGGAATCTCGACATGCAGGCTGACAATCTTGAAGCGATAATCAAGCCACTTCGGATCATGAGGACTGCAAGAGTTTGACGAGTTCTTTTGTTGGATATAGCTGCAGTGTTACTGGGTCAGGGGGGTATGTTATGCTATGCATGACGAGGCATAGGCGCTGACTGGAGTTTCTAATTCTTGAAGACTGGTTCTGACAGGGCGTCAGTTTTTGCTTGGTTGAAGGTTTGATTTTGTTCATCTTGTACATCTCTTAGGAAATATACAGGGTCCGTCCATATGGCAGTGGTAGAGGCCATGAGGGTTACTGGCTGTTAACCTGTGTTTTTTGAACATTACCCAGAGTTGAATGTAACAAACAGTGCTTTACAATAGCATGGGAAATGAAGGTTTTGTTTTGTGTATATTATGCTGCACATCTTTTGGttatataaataaatttgttaatttCTGCCTTTAGACACATCTTGATGATGTGCAAGCAAAGAAACTTGCTCCCtgcagtaaaaaaaaaaaaccataatCTGGAGCTGGAACCGGGTTTCTCCTGACAGCAATGCGGTAGTTCGTGAGGCAGCTTTCGTATGTTTGGAAGCTGTCATTCAAACTTAGATCGATTTAAGATCATATGGTTCAAAACGAGCGGAGATCCATGGTCCGCGTTGGACTATACAATATAAAAGACAACCAAAAAAACTGGTGATATACTCTTAAGGTCAGGACTCAGGACTCAGGAGGACTTTGCAGCCACGCTCATGCTGGTTTTGGCACTGGGGCAGCTTCTGTTTGAGACAATGTTACAGAGCGCAATGCCGGTTTTGGCACTGGGGCAGCTTCTGTTTGGGACAATGTTACAGACCGAAGTAGCTCCAGTGAGCTGGATATCCCAAGGAAATGTGAAAGGATTGTGTTGGCTGAAGCCTGTAGATGGCAAGAAAACGATTAGTGCTCTTGTATCAGCAATAACGTAGCGAAAATACTAGTTATTGAAATAAACAATAGAAATGGACTGCCACAATGTCAAGCAAATATAGTAATACCAATTGGACCAACATGAGTTGGACTTTAAAAATTAATGGAGGTCTAGAGCTTTAGTTATGATGAAAATTAATATTGATTTTCAGTTGTGGACCCATGTTCCAATATTTGTGTGAAGATAATCTATGCCAGACTACACAAAACAAACTTTCCCATTAGAAAGAAAGCATGGAACACCGACATAAGTTATTCTtacttttaaactaaacaaacaTGAATACAAAAAATAAGTAGTGGCATACCTGAACAAGAAAGATATCTAAAGCAAGAACGGGACTCTGTCCAGGGGCTATTCCCTGGTAGTAGGGCACTGCTGACGTAGTGAGTGCTTTGCCTACCAAAGTACCTACAGTTGCCTGCAGGCCAAGAACTGCAGCAGCCATTCCAACAACATTAAGCACGATACTGTTTCTCAGATTCTTAACCACATCTGCACGTGCAGGAGCCTGAAAAAGGAGAAAAACAGTTTTAGTTTTGGCTCGGAGGCATGTCTAGAGCATTTTAGCAAGAGCACCACACAAAAGTAAAAAACAGAATTGTGCGAAGGAGTTTGGTTCCTATTTTTTAGCTTGAATCAGAAATATATCCCAGCCACTTTACTTCCAGCAGATTTAGCGATATAAGTCTAATAGGTACAAATAATGTGCTGATGGGTGTATGATTCAGAAGAGGACATGAAGCAGCTCTCGACAGGTGGAAGGTGGTGCAAATATCATAGGCTAAGTGGTGTACAGCAGAAATACTTTGTTCCacggagaaaaagaaaataatgcTGCAGCTTTACAACCATTTTAGCGATGGAAGTACCTTAGAAGGTTCATTTGCTGTTCTTTTAAGCCTTTCAGAAAGGCGGATGTAACCATATGACTGGAAGACTGAGATGAAGGCCATGACGATGCCAACTGCAGTTGCACAGAATGTGAAGGGAGCTGTTACATTCCCTGTAGCAACAGCAGAGAATGACAGAATCCCAGCAGAAACAAATGTACACACTAACTGAGACCAAAACCCCAGGGTACCCAAATTCTTAAAATGCCGTGCTGTTTTCTCTAGTTTTTTGCTAACCTGCAAAAGAAAGGTAAATACTGATTTGCTAATACTTGAGAATCATAGTATGCATAATAAATGTATGTTGGGAGCATGAGTGTTGGAATCATAGTACGCATAGTAATGTATGTTGGGAGCATGAGTGTTGGTAGATCCCACTATCCCAGTAACTAGATGATGGAGGAAAATAGCTTAGGTGCCCGACAATCTAGAAAGACCACCATGTTAAAGTTTATTCAGGAAACTACTCTCTTATAAAGTTTGACAATTTAACCAAGTTACTCTATGTTAACAGTCGAGTAACAGAAGATATCACCTCATAGCTAACACATGAGTGCTGGTAGATCCCAGTAACTATGTGATGGAGAAAAATAGCTGGGGTGCCTGACAATCTAGAAAGGTCACCATGTTCTAGTTCATTTAGGAACTCATACATGGATATGGAAAATATTACAGTAACACAACTTCAGGAATCATGAACAAAA is part of the Sorghum bicolor cultivar BTx623 chromosome 10, Sorghum_bicolor_NCBIv3, whole genome shotgun sequence genome and harbors:
- the LOC8083497 gene encoding protein TIC 21, chloroplastic, producing the protein MQSLHLSPAPPRPPLPTLRRQPVSSAVASAPAPKPHFFSAPSLAAAVGGTSFYAAAGISLPPRDLTAAAAAGAGAAASSPSDPSPLAAEAESDPSPLSAEAVAELAKLAQVSKKLEKTARHFKNLGTLGFWSQLVCTFVSAGILSFSAVATGNVTAPFTFCATAVGIVMAFISVFQSYGYIRLSERLKRTANEPSKAPARADVVKNLRNSIVLNVVGMAAAVLGLQATVGTLVGKALTTSAVPYYQGIAPGQSPVLALDIFLVQASANTILSHFLGISSSLELLRSVTLSQTEAAPVPKPALRSVTLSQTEAAPVPKPA